TCTCCAATCTTTAGTTCGATTTCAGTTACGtttattttggtatatatatttggtcTTCGATCAtgtcgttttttttcttccttgggGATGCTATGCTACTACATAGCTTAAACAGGATTCAACATTCTTAATATCATGCTTATGACTTGTTGTCCAAAAATACCATTATAATATACAGTCCATGACTCCATGCATCAAATATTatcctaagttttttttttgtttttttttcttttgataattaaGTATTATCCTGAGTTACAAAACTAATGAAAAGAGAGCATGAAACAATAACCGGCAGGACTGTGCCGCTGCACTTTCGGTATGCTCCGGATCGGAACGGTGAGAACCGGGAGAGAAATCGCCGGACAACCGGAGTGGAAAGTGACGGTAACCAACACGTGCACTTGCCTTCAGAAGCACGTGACACTGTCTTGCGGAGGGTTTGCTCCTGCGAAGCCTGTCAAGCCATGGCTGCTTAAGCCACAAGGAAACACGTGTCTTCTGATTAAAGGAGCAGATTTGCCAGCTAGCGCAACCGCTCAGTTCGCTTACGCCGGCCAGCCTTACATCTTCAGACCCGTTGGTTCCACGGTCGACCCAAGTTGCATGAACTGATTTCTTCGCTGTTACAacttcttaattttaaaaaaaaaaaacatttagtaGCAAAGGTTATCATATATTTCTTGCGACTCAAGGACGAAGATGTTATGACTTCTTGTGTGAAATTTAAGTTACATACAGAAATGTTAGAAGACTAATTGGCATATGATCTACAGAAAAATAACGTTTGTTAtcatttcctcttcttcatctttttattgATCTATCTCTATtgtcttcaacttcatcatcatatcatgcGTCCTCTTCTTCTACCTGATCACCTCtttgatcatcttctttgttTGCGCCTTCGCCTTCGTCGTGGTCTTAATcatatttctctctctcacttgcAACTTTTTATTCTCATCTATTGTCACATATAGATTTTTCATGTATCTCTTCGATGATGATTCTTCAATCTTGCGATTGAACACTCATTTCTCAAAGTTTTGATACATTGCcacataaaaaatttagatttaggAAAAGGTCCAAATTCATACTTGTGGCTGGCATGCTTTCAAAAACTAGTTGGCCGATGTACGATGagtgaaattatatattagttattttaGGATCTTGTGTAAACTAACATTTTTATTGGATTGAATTACGGATTTCGTTTAGGAAGAAAATATGCTGTTCTTAGaaatgtaatttaatatttataataaatcattgaatatgtttttttcttaaatatgtgaaattttgaCTAATACcaactatattttaatttgataccttaatttccaaaaattacttttaaattcATGTAAATCTTTGAATTCCATTCAAAATTCCTAAAATTTAGAGtatccaaaataaatataattaattgataGATTCAATATGCCTTTCTTAAACTTGTGAAATCTAGAGAATCGTATCTATATATTAAGGCAAGAGAGAATTAAACATATGCAATGAATTATAAATTAG
The sequence above is a segment of the Camelina sativa cultivar DH55 chromosome 10, Cs, whole genome shotgun sequence genome. Coding sequences within it:
- the LOC104716977 gene encoding uncharacterized protein LOC104716977, which gives rise to MVFARKCFVVFLVLSMFSQGLCRCTFGMLRIGTVRTGREIAGQPEWKVTVTNTCTCLQKHVTLSCGGFAPAKPVKPWLLKPQGNTCLLIKGADLPASATAQFAYAGQPYIFRPVGSTVDPSCMN